Proteins encoded by one window of Lathyrus oleraceus cultivar Zhongwan6 chromosome 1, CAAS_Psat_ZW6_1.0, whole genome shotgun sequence:
- the LOC127113136 gene encoding proline-rich receptor-like protein kinase PERK1, which yields MNNRASPSKTPPSSSFGHHNKLPPIVTSMHTSELLPPSSRSLAFSIENNMFTYVKLTHATYSFSDVNLLRQGGFGYVHRGILPDGKKLLLNGEKVEVDKENMNFKLKRKLLVVCVHHKYFVSFVRYCSTEFQRLLVYNFTPSNTLEFHLHGNG from the coding sequence ATGAACAACCGCGCCTCACCTTCAAAAACTCCACCGTCGAGTTCATTCGGCCACCATAACAAACTTCCACCAATTGTAACCTCAATGCACACTAGCGAACTACTTCCACCTTCTTCTCGAAGCCTTGCATTTAGCATTGAGAATAATATGTTTACATACGTGAAGTTGACACACGCAACATATAGCTTCTCTGATGTTAACCTCCTTAGACAAGGTGGATTTGGATATGTTCATAGAGGTATTCTCCCTGATGgtaaaaagttgttgttaaacgGAGAAAAGGTGGAAGTGGACAAGGAGAACATGAATTTCAAGTTGAAGCGGAAACTCCTAGTCGTGTGTGTTCATCATAAGtattttgtttcttttgttaGATATTGCAGCACCGAGTTTCAAAGGCTACTTGTTTATAATTTTACTCCCAGCAATACATTGGAATTCCATTTACATGGAAATGGATGA